The Bdellovibrio sp. ArHS genome has a window encoding:
- a CDS encoding vWA domain-containing protein: MKALIPSSKLLLGCAVITLSTACAKMNFTPVPEQGKASIVPPTPSKTVTSTEVVAYGNKQVDFLLVLDDSNSMLPELQKLAARMSSFVNSLDASNIDWQMCLTTTRGTAQNGVLVYGKPLNWTNYAPSSGPAYLLKKGTANLNTIFTSTVNSLTIGGSNSGDERAIKAAHDNFLDSTHSCYRPGAAVSVIVISDEDERSVGGNASQVKPNDADGVFQPLEASDQPTTLLNVAHTTFGQDLRFTFSSIIVKPGDAACEAEQDQNVSPSHPGYVYAEMSRLTDGGVGSICDADYSANLNNFRDKIVNSLSSLNLQCEPTEGTLQVQIGGLQVPGIKLDGKILKFSYPLVEGTQIDLMYDCAD; encoded by the coding sequence ATGAAAGCTTTAATTCCTTCTTCAAAATTACTTCTTGGTTGTGCCGTTATCACACTGAGCACAGCCTGCGCGAAGATGAACTTCACACCTGTCCCTGAGCAGGGTAAAGCCTCTATTGTCCCTCCCACACCATCCAAGACCGTGACATCTACCGAGGTGGTTGCATACGGAAACAAACAAGTCGATTTTCTTTTGGTTTTGGACGACTCAAATTCAATGCTTCCTGAACTACAGAAGTTGGCAGCACGCATGTCTAGCTTCGTGAACTCTTTGGATGCCAGCAATATTGATTGGCAGATGTGCTTAACGACGACCCGAGGAACGGCCCAAAACGGTGTTCTTGTTTATGGTAAGCCTTTGAACTGGACAAACTACGCCCCTTCATCAGGGCCGGCCTATCTATTGAAAAAAGGTACGGCCAATCTCAACACTATCTTCACCTCTACTGTAAATTCGCTGACCATCGGTGGCTCGAACTCCGGGGACGAGCGCGCGATTAAAGCGGCTCATGATAATTTCTTGGACTCCACTCACAGTTGCTATCGACCAGGGGCGGCCGTGTCGGTCATCGTCATCTCCGACGAGGATGAACGCTCTGTCGGCGGTAACGCCAGTCAGGTCAAACCGAATGATGCGGACGGAGTTTTCCAACCACTGGAAGCGTCTGATCAGCCGACAACCCTGCTTAATGTAGCCCACACCACATTCGGTCAGGATCTTCGTTTCACTTTTAGCTCTATCATTGTGAAACCCGGAGACGCCGCTTGTGAGGCGGAACAAGATCAGAACGTCTCTCCCAGCCACCCCGGTTACGTTTATGCCGAAATGTCGCGCCTTACGGATGGAGGCGTCGGCAGTATTTGTGATGCCGACTATAGCGCAAACTTAAACAACTTCCGCGATAAGATCGTCAACTCTCTATCCTCATTGAATTTACAATGCGAACCCACTGAGGGAACTTTGCAGGTGCAAATCGGCGGACTTCAGGTGCCCGGAATTAAACTAGATGGAAAAATTCTGAAGTTCAGTTACCCACTGGTCGAAGGAACGCAAATCGACTTGATGTACGACTGCGCAGACTAA
- a CDS encoding DNA-directed RNA polymerase subunit alpha gives MQEHYYKFWREMIKPKGFEVDRDTLRDDYAKFIIRPLERGFGVTLGNSLRRILLSSMMGSAITAVKFEGVLHEFTTIPDVLEDVTDIILNLKEVRFKQYTSDSVTLKISKKGPGKVTAGDIQVSDKIEVLNPDLHIATLGANANFNAEIVVSFGRGYVPVENRETDLPVGFIGVDALYSPIRKVNYNVSNARVGQRTDYDALTLEVWTDGSLKPEEAVALSSKIMKEQLQIFLTFDETMEPAEEAREMGSPSLNENLFRSVDDLELSVRSANCLKNANIRYIGELVVRSEAEMLKTKNFGRKSLNEIKEILGEMGLGLGMKIEGWPPPGWDPSQPPQKRETPQ, from the coding sequence ATGCAAGAGCACTATTATAAGTTCTGGAGAGAGATGATCAAACCAAAGGGATTTGAGGTTGATCGTGATACTCTTCGTGATGACTACGCTAAATTCATTATCCGTCCCCTCGAAAGAGGTTTTGGGGTTACTCTTGGTAACTCCCTAAGAAGAATTCTTTTGAGTTCTATGATGGGTTCTGCAATTACGGCTGTTAAATTTGAAGGCGTATTGCACGAGTTCACGACGATTCCTGATGTTCTTGAAGATGTTACTGACATTATCTTGAACCTTAAAGAAGTGCGTTTCAAACAATACACTTCTGACTCTGTGACTTTGAAGATCTCTAAAAAAGGTCCGGGTAAAGTTACAGCTGGCGATATCCAAGTTTCTGATAAGATCGAAGTTTTGAACCCAGATCTTCACATCGCTACTTTGGGTGCGAACGCAAACTTCAACGCGGAAATCGTTGTTAGTTTCGGTCGTGGTTATGTTCCTGTTGAAAACAGAGAAACAGACCTTCCAGTAGGATTCATCGGCGTAGACGCTCTTTACAGCCCGATTAGAAAAGTAAATTACAACGTATCAAACGCACGCGTTGGTCAAAGAACTGACTACGATGCTTTGACACTTGAAGTTTGGACAGATGGTTCTTTGAAACCAGAAGAAGCAGTCGCTCTTTCATCTAAAATCATGAAAGAACAACTTCAGATCTTCCTTACTTTCGACGAAACTATGGAGCCAGCTGAAGAAGCTCGCGAAATGGGTTCTCCTTCTTTGAATGAGAACTTGTTCCGCTCTGTAGACGATCTAGAGTTGTCTGTTCGTTCAGCTAACTGCTTGAAAAACGCCAACATCCGTTACATCGGTGAATTGGTTGTTCGTTCTGAAGCAGAGATGCTTAAAACTAAAAACTTCGGACGCAAGTCTCTTAACGAGATCAAAGAGATCTTGGGCGAGATGGGTCTTGGCCTCGGTATGAAAATCGAGGGCTGGCCGCCTCCGGGTTGGGATCCAAGTCAACCTCCTCAAAAGAGAGAGACTCCTCAGTAA
- the rpsK gene encoding 30S ribosomal protein S11 — protein AATGMRILTLKDITPVPHNGCRPPKRRRI, from the coding sequence TAGCTGCTACAGGTATGAGAATCTTGACTCTAAAAGATATCACTCCTGTTCCACATAACGGTTGCCGTCCGCCTAAGCGTAGAAGAATTTAA
- the rplQ gene encoding 50S ribosomal protein L17, whose translation MSSHRRRVKHFDRKSGPRKALLRGLVTSLIEHGRITTTVDRAKEVRRHVEKAITLGKKGDLATTRLLLSRFPNQEAVNTIVKDLSPRFKTRPGGYTRIIKIGRRPGDTAEMAFLEFVDYDFEAKGAAKEEAKATKAEPKTAKKATAAKKATTKQVAAKKKSVKKAQKKDRAAARA comes from the coding sequence ATGAGTTCACACAGAAGAAGAGTAAAACATTTCGATCGTAAATCTGGCCCAAGAAAAGCTTTGTTGAGAGGTCTAGTTACTTCTCTTATCGAGCATGGCCGTATCACTACAACTGTTGACCGTGCTAAAGAAGTACGTCGTCACGTTGAAAAAGCAATCACTCTTGGTAAAAAAGGTGACTTGGCTACAACTCGTTTGTTGTTGTCTCGTTTCCCAAATCAAGAAGCGGTTAACACTATCGTTAAAGATCTTTCTCCACGTTTCAAGACACGCCCAGGTGGTTACACTCGTATCATCAAAATTGGTCGTCGTCCTGGTGACACAGCAGAAATGGCTTTCCTTGAGTTCGTAGACTACGATTTCGAAGCTAAAGGCGCTGCTAAAGAAGAAGCGAAAGCGACTAAAGCAGAACCAAAAACTGCGAAAAAAGCAACTGCAGCTAAGAAAGCTACTACTAAGCAAGTAGCTGCGAAAAAGAAATCTGTTAAAAAGGCTCAAAAGAAAGACAGAGCGGCAGCTCGCGCTTAA
- a CDS encoding TlpA disulfide reductase family protein, which yields MKQHLKAIIVVVIFAALGVWGFNQWMASRTADTNANNYTALERMEKEGVPSFEAKDLSGQTFELSSMEGKVVILNFWASWCGPCIEEVPSLIKLVKEFKGEVQLIAISGDSLREDIDVFMKSFPEMKGENIKIVWDQDRSLMKQFQVARLPESMVLGKDQKLVKKIVGTIDWYNKDSIAYIKSLLEK from the coding sequence GTGAAACAACATCTAAAAGCTATTATCGTCGTTGTGATCTTTGCCGCTTTAGGAGTGTGGGGATTCAATCAGTGGATGGCCTCGCGGACTGCAGACACCAATGCAAACAACTATACGGCGTTGGAGCGCATGGAGAAAGAGGGCGTTCCTAGCTTTGAGGCAAAAGATTTAAGCGGACAGACTTTTGAGCTGAGCTCGATGGAAGGCAAAGTCGTTATTCTTAACTTCTGGGCTTCTTGGTGTGGTCCCTGTATTGAGGAAGTGCCCTCGCTAATCAAACTTGTTAAAGAATTCAAAGGAGAGGTTCAGCTGATCGCGATTTCAGGGGACAGTCTTCGCGAAGATATTGATGTCTTTATGAAATCCTTCCCCGAGATGAAGGGCGAGAATATCAAAATCGTGTGGGACCAAGATCGTTCTTTAATGAAACAGTTCCAGGTTGCGCGCCTGCCAGAGTCGATGGTTTTGGGTAAAGACCAAAAGCTTGTTAAGAAAATTGTGGGCACGATCGACTGGTATAATAAAGACTCGATTGCTTACATCAAATCTCTTCTAGAAAAATAA
- the rpsD gene encoding 30S ribosomal protein S4, whose translation MSCINESVCKLCRRENVKLFLKGDRCYTDKCSFERRPYPPGQHGQSRLKFSEFALQLREKQKTKRYYGVSEKQFVKYVTEASRSKELTGTALLKFLETRLDNVVYALGYANSRREARQLVKHNHFLLNGKRANIPSIIVNKGDVITVAESSREMGKILGAIQSVARRSVPAWLEADHAKFTGTVKDLPTREDVTVATEENMIVEYYSR comes from the coding sequence GTGAGCTGCATTAACGAAAGCGTTTGTAAGCTTTGCCGTCGCGAAAACGTGAAACTTTTCTTGAAGGGTGACCGTTGTTACACTGATAAGTGTTCTTTCGAAAGAAGACCTTATCCTCCAGGACAACATGGTCAATCTCGTTTGAAGTTCTCTGAATTTGCACTTCAATTGCGTGAAAAACAAAAAACTAAGAGATACTACGGTGTTTCTGAAAAACAATTTGTGAAATATGTTACAGAAGCCAGCCGTTCAAAAGAATTGACGGGCACTGCGCTTCTTAAGTTCCTCGAGACAAGACTTGATAACGTAGTCTATGCTTTGGGATATGCAAACTCTCGTCGTGAAGCAAGGCAGCTTGTTAAACACAACCATTTCTTGTTGAATGGTAAGAGAGCGAACATTCCAAGCATCATCGTAAATAAGGGTGACGTTATTACGGTTGCGGAATCAAGCCGCGAAATGGGCAAAATCTTGGGCGCTATTCAATCGGTTGCTCGTAGATCTGTTCCAGCATGGCTTGAAGCTGATCATGCTAAATTCACTGGTACTGTTAAAGATCTTCCAACTCGCGAAGACGTAACAGTTGCTACTGAAGAAAACATGATCGTTGAATACTACTCAAGATAA